The DNA segment AGAGACTGCGCACCAAATGGTGATGTGCGTTTATAATGTTAAATGAATACAACAGCACACATAGCCGTGCTTTCTTTGCAAGATATAGGCATAAATTTtatttgatgccaacatttttgGAAATATAGCATTTCCAATTGCATTACTTGATATCTGGTGAAACTATAGTCGTTATGTGTGCTTATTTGTGCAAGGGGCGAACGCGAAAGCTGACACTGCTATAATGGACAATCACTGACGCACGCCCTGTAGCGGTACCGGGCGGAAGATATTTATTCCTGTTTCGGTGAGAACTGCAGAACGGAGCAAGAAGTGTTGTGAAAATACGGGACGTACTGGGTAAACAGACACAAACGCTTTATTAAGCTAGAGCTACGTGTATTCGCCACTGTTGGAAATTTCAACCTTTTTGGATACCTTGCCCGATGGCGAACCATACGTTTCCATCTTTCTGACAACTTCCATGCCACTGATGACCTGTCCAAACACCACGTGCTTCCCGTCCAGCCAGTCCGTTTTGGCTGTGGTCAGAAAAAACTGGGAGCTGTTGCTGTTGGGACCCGAATTCGCCATGGACAGCATTCCCGGACCCGTGTGCTTTAGCTCGAAGTTCTCGTCGTCGAACTTTCGGCCATAAATCGACCTTCCGCCGGTGCCGTTGTGGTTGGTGATGTCTCCGCCTTGGCACATGAATCCGGGAATTATGCGGTGGAAGGTGCTCTTGATGAAACCGAAGCCCCTCTCGTGCGTACACAAGCAACGGAAGTTCTCCGCCGTGCGAGGCACCACGTCTTTGTACAGTATGATGCGGACTCTTCCAATCTCTTGTCCGTCCACGCTGATGTCCAGGTAGACCTGAGGATTGGCCACTTTTTTCGCCTTGTCGCCGGACTCCTTCTCGTCGCTCTGAGCGTCGGCTTCGTCACCTTCCTTCGAGTCTTCGTCGCCTTCCTTGGTGTTGAGAGTTTCACCAGCGTGCTGCCGCAACCAGCTGTCCTCGGACCACACTGCTCTCGTGGAACCCTCCTTGATTTTCATCGGCTTAGCAATGTTCACGCGGATGGTTCTGCCGAATAGCTCCGAATCGTTCATATTGTCGATGGCCGCCGCGGCGTCTTCCGCGCTCTCAAACTCGACAAACGCGAAACCGCGATGCTTCTCAGTTTCGTAATCGAGGGGAATCTGAACATCCACCAAGTCGCCGAACGGTATAAAAGCCGCGTGTAGCACCTTTTCGTCGACTTCCTCTGCCAGTCCGCCAACGTAAACAATACGTTTCGACGTCGTCGCCATTGCCAAGAACGATGTTTACGTTCCGCGCTGGTAGTTCGCAGCAAAGTTTTCCTGCAGCGCACACCTCGTACTTTTCAAACACAGCACGAATTATCAAGACTTACTTGAGACGAGAAACATAACGGTGCCATTACTAGATTCACACACGTTTTTTGCAACCGCCAACAACCGCCGACATAAACAAGCTCAGGGTTGCCTGGTTGCCTCACCAACATTGGACAGACCGCCAATTAATCGGTTTATGTATCGCATGTACTGTATGTTGACCGCGTTAGAATTAAAACAGAACATTTGTTTGTTACATTAATACGTAATAAACACTGAAACATAAAATATTTGCTTTTTCTTGTCGTTTAGAAAGAACAGTAAGGTAAGTTATATATTACTGGCCTCTACCACtatcgtcatgctgtcgtcgctaGCGCATCACAACAACATGGCGCAGCTGTGATGGCATCGCTGGGGGTTATTTGTCGCTTTTGTCGGGGTTTCTGAGCTGTAGCGCTTTTCACGGGTTTCACGGTGTGCATCTTCTGTGTCGTTAATTGGTGCTTGCGAACTTCTTCATCTGTTTGTACTTTGGTTGTGACAACCATCGCGTAGTTTCTTGGCTGTTGCCGCTGAAGCACAAGATGTCAACGTTTCCCGACGACACCACAGGTAAAAACGCCTGTTTTTCGCTTGGAATGATATTTAGGTAACCGGGCGATCCGTCGTGAAGCGTGACGTCTGCGCTTGTTTCATGCTGCGAGTTGCTGTGCGTAGATGCTCTCTCTTCAAGCTGTCAGCAACGCATTGTGTGTCGCATTTTCGCGGGTCGTGATCCGGCCGACGAACGATGTATAGAGCGACGATTCATTTAGTCCTGCTCTAGCCTTTGGACTTATAGCGTTTCAGTGTTCTTCGTTGTGTGTCTCCTTTATCAGGTGACCTGTCTCAGGTGAAGAGCGATGAGGACGCTAAGGACAACGCTGCCAACGCTGATGATCATGAAGCGGAACTCGACCAGGACGACGCTGAACATGATCATGACCATGATAATGAACATGATCATGAACAAGACCACGATCTAGATGAGCCAAAGGCACCAGACTCTCCAGACAACGAAATCACTCTTCAGATGCTCGAAGAGTCTGTGAGTCACACCCCGGGCCCAAGCCTTGCTTCGCGGAGAGTCGAAGGCGCTGCCGGTGGCTCGGACAGCCAGCCGGCGCCTAGCAAGACGCGAGAGCAGATTGAAGAAGAAGAACGCGAGAAGATGCAGGTTCTCGTATCCAATTTCTCGGAAGCGCAGTTGAACAGGTGCTGTTTCCCCCTGTTTATTTATTGCTATTGTCCTGATCAGCGAACATGCACTAAACAGCGGGGGAATGTCACACTCACCCTACCTGTACAAGATAGGGGTTGTTAGCATTTCATGTTTAGAGCTTATAGCAACATAGTATTGTTGGCTAAGAAGGCCGTACAATACTATGCTGGGTAACTAAGCAATTTTTTATGGATGACGCTATGTGCACTACGGAGTGTGCCCGTGCTGGAAATGGCTGGGTGCACGACACACAGGTGCCGCACGGTAATGCTGTCACATGCTTTGTAAGGTTCGGCATTTCGGCCGTGCAGTAATTTGCCTATTGAGACGTACACTCGCCAGGAATTCCAAgtctagggccctataacgtaaaacaattccaatctgtttttattacaATTTCCTAACATAAAATTTCCGTAACCACTGATGCAAGCATCGCACGGTAGCCCACAGATTTGTTTACAAAGCCCAGTCAGACGTGCTTCTCGTTTATTGACCTTTCTCCCAGAGCAGTTCGATGGCGCTTTCGGCAGGGTGCTGTATGTGGCCTCAGCAATAGTGCACCAATATGAAACCATTACCGTTTCTACCTTGCTTATTTGCGATCAGCTGTCTGAAAGGCAACTGAGTTTTCACTAATGCACTGCGCTCCAATCATGCTGgtttgaatcatgtggattgaagacgtgtgcagtagtagGCTGCAAAAATTGTGACTAGCATATTGAGGAATGGAATGAGTTGGTGTGGCCAAGTACACAGGCCGTTGCTGCAATTGTCTGTACATGTTACCAGCACTTCGAGGATGCAGAAATTTGCTCAGCCACCAgcattgtatcgctaaccttcaaacaTA comes from the Dermacentor variabilis isolate Ectoservices chromosome 2, ASM5094787v1, whole genome shotgun sequence genome and includes:
- the cyp33 gene encoding peptidylprolyl isomerase cyclophilin-33 gives rise to the protein MATTSKRIVYVGGLAEEVDEKVLHAAFIPFGDLVDVQIPLDYETEKHRGFAFVEFESAEDAAAAIDNMNDSELFGRTIRVNIAKPMKIKEGSTRAVWSEDSWLRQHAGETLNTKEGDEDSKEGDEADAQSDEKESGDKAKKVANPQVYLDISVDGQEIGRVRIILYKDVVPRTAENFRCLCTHERGFGFIKSTFHRIIPGFMCQGGDITNHNGTGGRSIYGRKFDDENFELKHTGPGMLSMANSGPNSNSSQFFLTTAKTDWLDGKHVVFGQVISGMEVVRKMETYGSPSGKVSKKVEISNSGEYT
- the Taf11 gene encoding TATA-box binding protein associated factor 11; this encodes MSTFPDDTTGDLSQVKSDEDAKDNAANADDHEAELDQDDAEHDHDHDNEHDHEQDHDLDEPKAPDSPDNEITLQMLEESVSHTPGPSLASRRVEGAAGGSDSQPAPSKTREQIEEEEREKMQVLVSNFSEAQLNRYEMYRRSAFPKAAVKRLVQSLTGCSVSQNVVIAVSGIAKVFVGEVVEEALDVLEKQGETGPLQPKHLREAVRRLRARGFIPNGRKRPACVLR